Proteins found in one Plasmodium sp. gorilla clade G2 genome assembly, chromosome: 14 genomic segment:
- a CDS encoding metabolite/drug transporter, putative, with product MEKVDTANNDGEKCKNNVFIIKSIFCDLKKLFPKSKVQYTYVNVLLLSLFFTFIHKYLDQTLPSLYKSIENDFNVDVKSLYYMNTLYKLAYSASNFFFALFFDYTFKRIVCAKYYDKEKEEDVSTNNTTNYEVSVKNDSDYKETTKLIDDMSVQTNYKEEDISCINISKEEKEEEIVFHSVDDSDDLFKKAEDVTISEYGYILNILIISSIIYIIVILGIMISNSLFNFFFFMFVMGINNSCIFILIQKIYTNNVFSENRSTIFGFLHFFSSVSHMLSISINTNLSNKLYYGFNGWRICYFIISFFPVFVSIFIFKLIRNHKLKRNKTKENIMMNYVLSFDKLTDVFNEPKKKKKNLDKSEDLEEPYASLYSKKDEVDKKYSSKKKEQDDHIFIEDNEYSKKKKINPSAQINTYEDNFNLTEEKSPKKKNAYRNLENNEMSEIINGVTKINDDNNMNSKNINNFKMDSNNITRRSYSKSYIKENQLKIQSNYNNESEENYVNNRYQTSNVFLKSSSVPYENYKKKLYENKNSFSIFKNNNTYERNDKSDNKGEMDELLGNEKQNTSKYEFSYLYEIKYVFKNYSFWLMITMGMLNGIPKHVLSLMIYFFQYCNISDFKSGFIISVSWLCASLISPFIGIISDYIYKLNKDINRQRIGMYTHCFRIFLMFTLFYFIPKEATSFIYFVIISLFMGILSGWINIGTHKPIIIDIVKQRHTAFIMALMNAFENIGSSIIGTFLLSHLLNRYEYIDKKKIHTVVNVNVNKHNVNVLSDVLLILTCFPWLISFCLLYALKYTYKKDKLYNNII from the coding sequence atgGAAAAAGTAGATACAGCAAATAATGATGGTGAAAAATGCAAGAATAACgtgtttataataaaaagtatattttgtgatttaaaaaaattatttccaAAAAGTAAAGTgcaatatacatatgtaaatgtattattattatctttattttttacctttatacataaatatttggATCAGACATTAccatcattatataaatcgATTGAAAATGATTTCAATGTTGATGTGAAaagtttatattatatgaacacCCTATATAAGTTAGCATATTCAGCTTCtaactttttttttgctttattttttgattatACTTTTAAAAGAATCGTTTGTgcaaaatattatgataaagaaaaagaggAAGATGTAAGTACCAATAATACTACGAATTATGAAGTAAGTGTAAAAAATGATAGTGATTACAAAGAAACTACAAAATTAATAGATGATATGAGTGTCCAAACAAATTACAAAGAGGAAGATATAtcatgtattaatataagtaaagaagaaaaagaagaagaaatagTATTTCATTCTGTAGATGATTCAGATGATTTATTTAAGAAAGCCGAAGATGTTACAATAAGTGAATAtggttatattttaaatattcttattatatcttctataatatatataatagtcaTATTAGGTATTATGATTTCAAATAGTTTATTtaactttttcttttttatgtttGTGATGGGTATTAATAAttcatgtatatttatattaatacaaaaaatatatacaaataatgttTTTAGTGAAAATAGAAGTACCATTTTTGGTTTCCTCCATTTCTTTTCATCTGTATCTCATATGTTATCAATATctataaatacaaatttaagtaataaattatattatggaTTTAATGGTTGGCgtatttgttattttattatttccttttttccaGTTTTTGTTTccatcttcatttttaaattaataagaaatcataaattaaaaagaaacaaaactAAGGAAAACATTATGATGAATTATGTACTGTCCTTTGATAAGCTTACGGATGTTTTTAATGagccaaaaaaaaagaaaaagaatttaGATAAATCAGAGGATCTTGAGGAACCATACGCATCATTGTATTCTAAAAAAGATGAagttgataaaaaatattctagtaaaaaaaaagaacaagatGATCACATTTTTATAGAAGATAATGAgtatagtaaaaaaaaaaaaataaatcccAGTGcacaaataaatacatatgaagataattttaatttaactGAAGAAAAAagtccaaaaaaaaaaaatgcatatagaaatttagaaaataatgaaatgagTGAAATAATTAATGGTGTTACAAAaattaatgatgataataatatgaattccaagaatattaataattttaaaatggatagtaataatattaccaGAAGAAGTTATAGcaaatcatatataaaagaaaatcaattaaaaatacaaagtaattataataatgaatctGAAGAAAATTATGTGAATAACAGATATCAAACTTcaaatgtttttttaaaatcttCCTCAGTACCTTAtgagaattataaaaaaaaactatatgaaaataaaaattcgttttcaatttttaaaaataataatacatatgaaaGAAATGATAAAAGTGATAACAAAGGTGAAATGGATGAACTTTTAGGAAATGAAAAACAGAACACATCAAAATATGAATTctcttatttatatgaaataaaatatgtttttaaaaattacaGTTTTTGGTTAATGATAACTATGGGTATGTTGAATGGAATACCTAAGCATGTCTTAAGTttaatgatttattttttccagtATTGTAATATATCGGATTTTAAAAGTGGTTTTATCATTTCAGTTAGCTGGTTGTGTGCAAGTTTAATATCACCATTCATTGGAATTATAAGtgattatatttacaaattaaataaagatataaatcgTCAACGTATAGGAATGTATACACATTGTTTTAGAATTTTTCTCATGTTTaccttattttattttattccaaAAGAAGCTAcctcttttatatattttgtaattatTTCGTTATTTATGGGAATATTAAGTGGATGGATAAATATTGGAACACACAAACCTATCATAATTGATATAGTGAAACAAAGACATACAGCTTTTATTATGGCATTAATGAATGCCTTTGAAAATATAGGGTCTTCAATTATTGGAACATTTTTATTGTCACATTTGTTAAAtagatatgaatatattgataaaaaaaaaatacatactgTTGTAAATGTCAATGTTAATAAACACAATGTTAATGTTTTATCAGATGTCTTATTAATACTTACTTGTTTTCCGTGGTTAATATCCTTCTGTCTTTTATATGCtcttaaatatacatataaaaaagataaattatataataatataatataa
- a CDS encoding WW domain-binding protein 11, putative yields MNHHKLSKKHVKKSVLPTDAYRKQQKKKEKKKKKKEKALQLENIISKKNPHRVKEKLDYLRTKEKQGKLLPVEKNKLKEYENLWNLIKEKVKNNEYVYNNNGYIFNLNEQNKNEEISNSENKSVSSNDDVNISSSLDNSSDDDEEINEDLKEIQNNDGKKEDEDFFLDSLPSLPKGLPNEVIKLIENSKLPQPDNIKKMMENMYQPYGATQLPGQNNNILINNYAYNQVYYNLQNYYNNANMYNNIYPTVPYNKNYEQDLKNETVKNDNKILSYPNSYLINGPNNISLTNPNYYTNNSNINTSVYKNIINNNTNVNEKLNINKEKIYNIEKTKNNKNSDDDNKNSDDDNKNNDDDNKNNDDDNKNSEDDNKNSDDNINNNNLYHDIINNDTCINDKSKHKDIKQLSVSNDNPNFLKDKADINNSYNYMNYYYNYANNYINSNNYNPLNYGPYNQMYYYNYNNIKVNNQTANHPNNNNSLISSYNPANINMMNYYGTNSNNGNMKNRGNFMRPKNIKGKDNNSDNNYKHNNNYNNNNNKTNYDLHTNKLINEEKNNKRNSINTKDEKQNSVQYFVPINLRLKNKLTDVCETKFNTIEQRNKNVDENINIDQEYNKLIKEVNFN; encoded by the coding sequence ATGAATCATCATAAACTATCGAAAAAGCATGTGAAAAAAAGTGTCCTTCCAACAGATGCTTATCGAAAacaacaaaagaaaaaagaaaaaaaaaaaaaaaaaaaagaaaaagctttacaattagaaaatattataagtaaaaaaaatcCACACAGagttaaagaaaaattagaCTATTTAAgaacaaaagaaaaacaagGGAAATTATTACctgttgaaaaaaataaattaaaagagtATGAAAATTTATGGAATTTAATAAaggaaaaagtaaaaaataatgaatatgtttataataataatggttatatatttaacttaaatgaacaaaataaaaatgaagaaatatcTAATTCAGAAAATAAAAGTGTCAGTTCCAACGATGatgtaaatatatcatcatcattggATAATAGTTCAGATGATGACGAAGAAATTAATGAAGATTTAAAAGAgatacaaaataatgatggaaaaaaagaagatgaGGATTTTTTCTTAGATTCATTACCATCATTACCAAAAGGATTACCTAATGaagttataaaattaatcGAAAATTCAAAATTACCTCAAcctgataatataaaaaaaatgatggaAAATATGTATCAACCATATGGAGCTACACAATTACCTggacaaaataataatattcttataaataattatgctTATAATCaagtatattataatttacaaaattattataataatgcaaatatgtataataatatatatccaaCTGttccatataataaaaattatgaacaagatttaaaaaatgaaactgTAAAAAATGACAATAAAATATTGTCTTATCCAAACTCTTATTTGATAAATGGGCCAAATAATATATCCCTGACGAATCCAAATTATTATACTAATAACagtaatataaatacttctgtttataaaaatattattaataataatacaaatgtaaatgaaaaattaaatattaataaggaaaaaatatataatatagaaaaaacaaaaaataataaaaatagtgatgatgataataaaaatagtgatgatgataataaaaataatgatgatgataataaaaataatgatgatgataataaaaatagtgaagatgataataaaaatagtgatgataatattaataataataatttatatcatgatattattaataatgatacatgtataaatgataaaagtaaacataaagatataaaacaATTATCTGTATCAAATGACAACcctaattttttaaaagataaagcagatattaataattcctataattatatgaactattattataattatgcaaataattatattaatagtaataattataatcccTTAAACTATGGTCCTTACAAtcaaatgtattattataattacaataatataaaagtaaataaCCAAACTGCTAACCAcccaaataataataattcacttatatcatcatataatcctgcaaatattaatatgatgaACTATTATGGTACGAATTCAAATAAtggaaatatgaaaaataggGGAAATTTTATGAGACCcaaaaatattaaaggaaaagataataatagtgaCAATAATTACAAacacaataataattataataataataataataaaacaaattatgACTTACATACAAATAAGTTaattaatgaagaaaaaaataataagagaaatagtataaatacaaaagatgaaaaacaaaattcAGTACAGTATTTTGTCCCTATTAACTTGAgattaaaaaataagttaACTGATGTTTGTGAAACGAAATTTAATACTATTGAGCAAAGAAATAAAAACgttgatgaaaatataaatatagatcAAGAATACAATAAGTTAATTAAAGAAGTAAATTTTAATtga
- a CDS encoding proliferation-associated protein 2g4, putative, translated as MEPTTETKTEEIDLEKYTHSGLIANSTLKKVIEKCVHGAKIGELCEYGEKFMKDELDKVYTKKEKGNKVEKGISFPVTINVNEICNNYAPSSDCEETIKNGDVVKISLGCHIDGHISIVGHTVYIGGENESIEGVKGEVLKSAHVLSQLFLKSLKVGINASDITRNIQKGCEELKCNVISNCVTYQIKKYILEGSKFIFLKENLENRIDDFQIEADDIYIIDVMVTSGDGKIKESDNKTTIYKREVQKNYQLKTNLGRSFINELNKKFPVLPFHVKHLEDQRAALIGIPEALRHNLIKPYTVYTEKKKEVVAGFKYTVMVKEDGVKQFTGIKFAQLNNCKTCNSIQDESLKNILSLSLSGKKKKNKAKNNEEAGNQEN; from the exons atggaaccAACAACTGAAACAAAAACCGAAGAAATTgatttagaaaaatatacTCATTCCGGTTTAATTGCCAATAGCACTTTAAAGAAAGTTATAGAAAAATGTGTACAtg gAGCAAAAATTGGAGAATTATGTGAGTATGGTGAGAAATTTATGAAGGATGAATTAGATAAggtatatacaaaaaaagagaaaggaAATAAAGTTGAAAAAGGAATAAGTTTTCCAGTAACAATTAATGTAAATGAAATTTGTAATAATTACGCACCTTCTTCAGATTGTGAAGAAACAATTAAGAATGGTGATGTAGTAAAGATTAGCTTAGGATGTCATATTGATGGTCATATTAGTATCGTTGGTCATACGGTTTATATTGGTGGAGAAAATGAATCTATAGAAGGTGTTAAAGGAGAAGTATTAAAGAGTGCTCATGTTTTATCACAGTTATTTTTAAAGAGTTTAAAAGTTGGTATTAATGCAAGTGATATAACAAGAAATATTCAGAAAGGTTGTGAAGAATTAAAATGTAATGTTATATCAAATTGTGTTACTTATCaaattaagaaatatattttagaaGGAAgcaaatttatatttttaaaagagaATCTTGAAAATAGAATTGATGATTTCCAAATTGAAGCAgatgatatttatattattgatgTTATGGTTACTAGTGGTGATggtaaaattaaagaaagtgataataaaacaaccatatataaaagagaagtacaaaaaaattatcaattAAAAACTAATTTAGGTAGATCTTTTATAAATGAACTCAACAAAAAATTCCCTGTTTTACCATTTCATGTAAAACACTTAGAAGATCAAAGAGCTGCTTTAATAGGTATTCCAGAAGCTTTAAGACATAATTTGATAAAACCTTATACTGTTTACacagaaaagaaaaaagaagttGTTGCTGGATTCAAATATACAGTTATGGTTAAAGAAGATGGAGTTAAACAGTTTACTGGTATTAAATTCGCGCAATTAAATAACTGTAAAACTTGTAACTCCATACAAGATGaatcattaaaaaatattttaagttTATCCTTAtctggaaaaaaaaaaaaaaataaagcaaaaaataatgaagaagcaGGTAATCAAGAAAATtaa